From a region of the Rathayibacter sp. VKM Ac-2804 genome:
- a CDS encoding ABC transporter ATP-binding protein: MSSTTESTRGGRRPRRGKDDGPRASFSQLVPYLLEHRGILSVVVVLSLFGAAASLAQPLVVGQVITRVQDGLDLGPLVWALLVLVVASGLISGFAHYLLQRTGEGIVLSSRRRLVARLLRLPIREFDARRTGDLVSRVGSDSTLLRAVLTQGLVDSIAGSLLFVGAIVAMAIIDWVLLLIIVVVVAVALGAALTLGRGIRVASRKAQEKVGDLAAAVERAISAVRTIRAAGATDREIAVVDTHATEAYRLGIRVAHISALVVPVAGIAMQVAFLAVLGVGGYRVASGAIDIAQLVSFILFLFMMVMPLGNFIGAITSVNSALGALGRIQEIIDLPIEGDGERDGGGLGPGVADSAIAFDDVVFSYDEKALDVDEDARDRTVLRGVSFTVPRGKRTALVGPSGAGKSTILALIERFYDPEAGVVRLGGVDITAIDRDALRAQIGYVEQDAPVLAGTLRENLVLGRPDASDEDCLRVLDAVNLTDVLERNPLGLNAPVGESGVMLSGGERQRLAIGRALLAAPPILLLDESTSSLDGLNEQRLRLAIDAVAENRTLLVIAHRLSTVVDSDQIVVLQKGEVVGIGTHSELVESTPLYRDLAKHQLLV; the protein is encoded by the coding sequence ATGAGCAGCACCACGGAGAGCACGCGCGGCGGACGGCGGCCCCGCCGCGGCAAGGACGACGGCCCCCGCGCCTCCTTCTCGCAGCTCGTCCCCTACCTGCTGGAGCACCGCGGCATCCTCTCGGTCGTGGTCGTGCTCAGCCTCTTCGGCGCCGCCGCCAGCCTCGCCCAGCCGCTCGTCGTCGGCCAGGTCATCACCCGCGTGCAGGACGGCCTCGACCTCGGCCCGCTCGTCTGGGCGCTCCTCGTCCTCGTCGTCGCCTCCGGCCTGATCTCCGGCTTCGCGCACTACCTCCTCCAGCGCACCGGCGAGGGCATCGTCCTCTCCAGCCGCCGCCGCCTCGTCGCGCGGCTGCTCCGCCTGCCGATCCGCGAGTTCGACGCCCGCCGCACCGGCGACCTCGTCTCCCGGGTCGGCTCCGACTCCACCCTCTTGCGCGCCGTGCTCACCCAGGGCCTCGTGGACTCGATCGCGGGCTCGCTGCTCTTCGTCGGCGCGATCGTCGCCATGGCGATCATCGACTGGGTGCTGCTGCTGATCATCGTCGTCGTGGTCGCCGTCGCCCTCGGTGCGGCCCTCACCCTCGGGCGCGGCATCCGCGTCGCCAGCCGGAAGGCGCAGGAGAAGGTCGGCGACCTCGCCGCCGCCGTGGAGCGCGCGATCAGCGCCGTCCGCACCATCCGCGCCGCCGGCGCCACCGACCGCGAGATCGCCGTCGTCGACACGCACGCGACCGAGGCGTACCGGCTCGGCATCCGCGTCGCGCACATCTCGGCGCTCGTCGTCCCGGTCGCCGGGATCGCGATGCAGGTGGCCTTCCTCGCCGTGCTCGGCGTCGGCGGCTACCGCGTCGCCTCGGGCGCGATCGACATCGCGCAGCTCGTGTCGTTCATCCTCTTCCTCTTCATGATGGTGATGCCGCTGGGCAACTTCATCGGCGCGATCACCTCGGTCAACTCGGCCCTCGGCGCGCTCGGCCGGATCCAGGAGATCATCGACCTGCCGATCGAGGGCGACGGCGAGCGCGACGGCGGCGGCCTCGGCCCGGGCGTCGCGGACTCCGCGATCGCCTTCGACGACGTGGTCTTCTCCTACGACGAGAAGGCCCTCGACGTCGACGAGGACGCGCGCGACCGCACCGTCCTGCGCGGCGTCTCCTTCACGGTCCCGCGCGGCAAGCGCACCGCCCTGGTCGGACCGTCCGGTGCCGGCAAGAGCACGATCCTCGCGCTGATCGAGCGCTTCTACGACCCCGAGGCCGGCGTGGTCCGGCTCGGCGGCGTCGACATCACCGCGATCGACCGCGACGCCCTCCGCGCCCAGATCGGCTACGTCGAGCAGGACGCACCGGTCCTCGCCGGCACCCTCCGCGAGAACCTCGTGCTCGGCCGCCCCGACGCCTCCGACGAGGACTGCCTGCGGGTGCTCGACGCCGTGAACCTCACCGACGTGCTCGAGCGCAACCCGCTCGGCCTGAACGCGCCCGTCGGCGAGAGCGGCGTGATGCTCTCCGGCGGCGAGCGCCAGCGCCTCGCCATCGGCCGCGCGCTCCTCGCCGCGCCGCCGATCCTGCTGCTCGACGAGTCCACCTCGAGCCTCGACGGTCTGAACGAGCAGCGCCTCCGGCTGGCGATCGACGCCGTGGCCGAGAACCGGACGCTCCTCGTCATCGCGCACCGCCTCTCGACGGTCGTCGACTCCGACCAGATCGTGGTGCTGCAGAAGGGCGAGGTCGTCGGGATCGGCACGCACTCCGAGCTCGTCGAGTCGACGCCGCTCTACCGCGATCTGGCCAAGCACCAGCTGCTGGTCTGA
- a CDS encoding SDR family NAD(P)-dependent oxidoreductase, translating to MRVEGCAALVSGGASGLGAATARALAEAGARVVVLDLPAALDSADLPESVRRVAGDVLDTDAVQRAVAAADGLRIAVTCAGVATPGRLLGRDGPLALDAFERVLRINTVGTLNVLRLAAAAIAQGEPVDGERGVLVTTASIAAFEGQIGQAAYAASKGAVAALTLPLARELAAALIRVVSIAPGTFDTPLLAGLPEAARTALGAAVPHPARLGRPSEFAALVRHVIENPMLNGEVIRLDGALRMPPR from the coding sequence ATGCGCGTCGAGGGCTGCGCGGCGCTGGTCTCCGGCGGAGCCTCGGGGCTCGGAGCCGCGACGGCGCGCGCCCTCGCCGAGGCCGGAGCGCGGGTCGTCGTGCTCGATCTGCCGGCGGCTCTCGACAGCGCCGACCTGCCGGAGTCGGTCCGGCGCGTCGCGGGCGACGTCCTCGACACCGACGCCGTTCAGCGGGCCGTGGCGGCCGCCGACGGACTGCGGATCGCCGTGACCTGCGCAGGCGTCGCCACCCCGGGCCGGCTCCTCGGCCGCGACGGGCCGCTGGCGCTCGACGCCTTCGAGCGGGTCCTCCGGATCAACACCGTCGGCACGCTGAACGTCCTGCGGCTCGCCGCGGCCGCGATCGCGCAGGGCGAGCCGGTCGACGGCGAGCGCGGCGTCCTGGTCACCACGGCGTCGATCGCCGCCTTCGAGGGGCAGATCGGCCAGGCCGCCTACGCCGCCTCGAAAGGCGCCGTCGCCGCGCTGACCCTGCCGCTGGCACGGGAGCTGGCCGCGGCGCTGATCCGCGTCGTCTCGATCGCGCCCGGCACCTTCGACACCCCGCTGCTCGCCGGGCTGCCGGAGGCCGCCCGCACGGCGCTCGGCGCGGCGGTCCCGCACCCGGCCCGGCTCGGCCGGCCGTCGGAGTTCGCCGCGCTGGTGCGCCACGTGATCGAGAACCCGATGCTCAACGGCGAGGTGATCCGCCTCGACGGCGCGCTGCGGATGCCGCCGCGCTGA
- a CDS encoding RNA methyltransferase — MELIEVRSLEDPRLRDYAHATDVALKNARGPHGLYLAESALVLERALAAGHRPRSVLSLGGSVEEAERLLGGRDVPVFTGPGELLAELTGYTLHRGLIAALDRPVLADPAELLADARRVVVIENVVDPTNVGAIFRSVGAIGADAVLVTPRCSDPFYRRAIRVSMGTVLQVPWTRVGDWPGTRALLHDAGFTIAAMALTPEAVPLRDFAAAAPERVALVLGTEGEGLTAEALAAADVAVQIPMRHGIDSLNVAAASAVAMWALAAP; from the coding sequence GTGGAGCTGATCGAGGTCCGCTCGCTCGAGGATCCCCGGCTGCGCGACTACGCGCACGCCACGGACGTCGCGCTGAAGAACGCCCGCGGCCCGCACGGGCTCTACCTCGCGGAGTCGGCGCTGGTGCTCGAGCGGGCCCTCGCCGCGGGGCACCGGCCGCGCTCGGTGCTCTCCCTCGGCGGCTCCGTCGAGGAGGCCGAGCGGCTGCTCGGCGGCCGGGACGTGCCGGTGTTCACCGGGCCCGGCGAGCTGCTGGCCGAGCTGACCGGCTACACGCTGCACCGCGGCCTGATCGCCGCGCTGGACCGGCCGGTGCTGGCCGACCCCGCGGAGCTGCTCGCCGACGCGCGCCGCGTGGTCGTGATCGAGAACGTGGTCGACCCGACCAACGTCGGCGCGATCTTCCGCTCGGTCGGCGCGATCGGCGCCGACGCCGTGCTGGTGACGCCGCGCTGCTCCGACCCCTTCTACCGCCGCGCGATCCGCGTGAGCATGGGCACGGTGCTGCAGGTGCCGTGGACGCGGGTGGGCGACTGGCCGGGCACCCGCGCGCTGCTGCACGACGCGGGCTTCACGATCGCGGCGATGGCGCTGACGCCGGAGGCGGTGCCGCTGCGCGACTTCGCCGCCGCCGCTCCGGAGCGGGTCGCACTCGTCCTCGGCACCGAGGGGGAGGGGCTCACCGCCGAGGCGCTGGCCGCAGCGGACGTCGCGGTGCAGATCCCGATGCGGCACGGGATCGACTCGCTCAACGTCGCCGCCGCGAGCGCGGTCGCGATGTGGGCACTCGCGGCGCCCTGA
- a CDS encoding NAD-dependent succinate-semialdehyde dehydrogenase translates to MSDSVVRSAAEAALLARVPAQLLIGGAWVDGSGGGTIDVEDPATGEVIRTIADATPADGLRALDAAVEAGPAWAATAPRKRAEILRRAFDLLQERKDDFALLMTLEMGKPFAEALGEVAYGGEFLRWFSEEAVRISGRYGVNPEGTGRMIVSQHPVGPCYLITPWNFPLAMATRKIAPALAAGCTVVVKPAELTPLTTLAFAALLAEAGVPDGVVNVVTTSSAGALSEPILSDPRLRKLSFTGSTPVGRTLLQQAAEGVLRTSMELGGNAPFVVFEDADLDRAVEGAMLAKFRNIGQACTAANRFFVHESIAEEFAARVTERVRALTVGRGTEAGVTIGPLIDDRAVDKAASLVRDAVDRGAEIRIGGHGVDGAGHFYEPTVLAGVAPGSEILRTEIFGPVLAIVPFRDEDEAVALANDTEFGLVSYVFTRDLARGQRMIERLATGMMGLNVGVVSNAAAPFGGVKQSGLGREGGLEGIHEYLSTKYTLTPDPFA, encoded by the coding sequence GTGAGTGATTCCGTCGTTCGAAGCGCCGCCGAGGCGGCCCTGCTCGCCCGCGTCCCCGCGCAGCTGCTCATCGGCGGCGCCTGGGTCGACGGCTCGGGCGGCGGCACGATCGACGTCGAGGATCCGGCCACCGGCGAGGTGATCCGCACGATCGCCGACGCGACTCCGGCGGACGGTCTGCGTGCGCTCGACGCCGCCGTCGAGGCGGGGCCGGCCTGGGCCGCGACGGCACCCCGGAAGCGAGCGGAGATCCTCCGCCGCGCCTTCGACCTGCTGCAGGAGCGCAAGGACGACTTCGCCCTCCTGATGACGCTCGAGATGGGCAAGCCGTTCGCCGAGGCGCTGGGCGAGGTCGCCTACGGCGGCGAGTTCCTCCGCTGGTTCAGCGAGGAGGCGGTGCGCATCTCCGGTCGCTACGGCGTGAACCCGGAGGGCACGGGGCGGATGATCGTCTCGCAGCACCCCGTCGGCCCGTGCTACCTGATCACCCCGTGGAACTTCCCGCTCGCGATGGCGACGCGCAAGATCGCCCCGGCCCTGGCCGCGGGCTGCACCGTCGTCGTGAAGCCGGCCGAGCTGACGCCGCTGACGACGCTGGCCTTCGCGGCCCTGCTCGCCGAGGCGGGAGTGCCCGACGGCGTGGTCAACGTCGTCACGACCTCGTCGGCGGGCGCCCTGTCCGAGCCGATCCTCTCCGATCCGCGGCTGCGCAAGCTCTCCTTCACCGGCTCGACCCCGGTCGGCCGGACGCTGCTGCAGCAGGCGGCCGAGGGCGTGCTGCGCACCTCGATGGAGCTCGGCGGCAACGCGCCGTTCGTCGTCTTCGAGGACGCGGACCTCGACCGCGCGGTCGAGGGCGCGATGCTCGCGAAGTTCCGCAACATCGGGCAGGCCTGCACGGCCGCGAACCGGTTCTTCGTGCACGAGTCGATCGCCGAGGAGTTCGCCGCTCGCGTCACCGAGCGGGTCCGCGCTCTGACCGTCGGCCGCGGCACCGAGGCGGGCGTCACGATCGGTCCGCTGATCGACGACCGCGCGGTCGACAAGGCGGCCTCGCTCGTCCGGGACGCTGTCGACCGCGGCGCGGAGATCCGCATCGGCGGGCACGGCGTCGACGGAGCGGGGCACTTCTACGAGCCGACGGTGCTCGCGGGGGTCGCGCCCGGCAGCGAGATCCTGCGCACCGAGATCTTCGGCCCGGTGCTCGCGATCGTGCCGTTCCGCGACGAGGACGAGGCGGTCGCTCTCGCCAACGACACCGAGTTCGGGCTCGTCTCCTACGTCTTCACCCGCGATCTCGCCCGCGGTCAGCGGATGATCGAGCGGCTCGCCACCGGGATGATGGGCCTCAACGTCGGCGTCGTCTCCAACGCGGCGGCGCCGTTCGGCGGCGTCAAGCAGTCGGGCCTCGGCCGCGAGGGCGGCCTCGAGGGCATCCACGAGTACCTCAGCACGAAGTACACGCTCACCCCCGATCCCTTCGCCTGA
- a CDS encoding isochorismatase family protein yields the protein MTTALLIVDVQNDFTENGALAVAGGTRVAEGITAHLAASADRYAAVLASRDWHDGDSDNGGHFAAEPDYVDTWPVHCVAGTPGAEYHPALALDAVDAHIRKGQGRPSYSAFEGATVDGEPVPALLERLGVTGLDVVGLATDYCVRASALDARAAGLEVRVLSDLVAGVSAEASAAALRELAEAGVHVEASSTGARPSTAATGS from the coding sequence ATGACCACGGCACTCCTGATCGTCGACGTGCAGAACGACTTCACCGAGAACGGCGCGCTCGCCGTCGCCGGCGGCACCCGCGTCGCCGAGGGGATCACCGCCCACCTCGCCGCGAGCGCCGATCGCTACGCGGCCGTGCTCGCCTCGCGCGACTGGCACGACGGCGACTCCGACAACGGCGGGCACTTCGCCGCCGAGCCCGACTACGTCGACACCTGGCCGGTGCACTGCGTCGCGGGGACCCCGGGGGCGGAGTACCACCCGGCGCTGGCCCTGGACGCGGTCGATGCGCACATCCGCAAGGGCCAGGGTCGGCCGTCCTACTCGGCCTTCGAGGGGGCGACCGTCGACGGCGAGCCGGTGCCGGCGCTCCTCGAGCGCCTGGGCGTGACCGGACTCGACGTCGTGGGGCTCGCGACCGACTACTGCGTGCGGGCGTCGGCTCTGGATGCGCGCGCGGCAGGCCTCGAGGTCCGCGTGCTCTCCGACCTCGTGGCCGGAGTGTCGGCCGAGGCGAGCGCCGCCGCGCTGCGCGAGCTCGCCGAGGCGGGCGTGCACGTCGAGGCCTCCTCCACAGGGGCTCGTCCGTCCACAGCGGCGACCGGCTCCTGA
- the dacB gene encoding D-alanyl-D-alanine carboxypeptidase/D-alanyl-D-alanine-endopeptidase — MTDTPPRRRPRALVAAVAAVAVLLGIGAFGAGTAIGRTTTPAAAPSPSALATAPTTPPAATPTPTARPAGTETAEALRTCSVAGLAADPRLGSMQARVVDAATGEVLFDRGGTTASRTASALKILTAASALAVLGPDTRFATTVVAGDAPGSVVLVGGGDLTLSRLPSGQESVYAGAAHLDDLAAQVESAWDADPATAGTAISSVVLDASLYSGDTWQPSWNRKEQTDGYMPEITALQVDGDRADPTASTSRRGEDPIGRAGDAFADELTGSPTVSTGTAPAGARVLGTVESAPVSTLVQQMLLVSDNAIAEMLARLVAIRTGSGNTFGAEQAGVLQGLAGYGVDTTGIAIVDGSGLSDDNAVAPAYFTSLLRKVQAREGQLAVLLDGLPVSGRTGSLSYADRFAGDNAVADGAVRAKTGWIDSGYTLAGVVDAQDGTALTFAVYALGDVSDSAKTAIDTLVTGVYRCGGALSDS, encoded by the coding sequence ATGACCGACACCCCGCCCCGCCGCCGACCGCGCGCCCTCGTGGCCGCGGTGGCCGCCGTCGCCGTGCTGCTCGGCATCGGAGCCTTCGGCGCCGGGACCGCCATCGGGCGCACGACGACTCCGGCCGCAGCGCCCTCGCCCTCCGCACTGGCGACCGCGCCGACGACCCCGCCCGCCGCGACGCCGACGCCCACCGCCCGCCCCGCCGGCACCGAGACCGCAGAGGCGCTGCGCACCTGCTCCGTCGCCGGGCTCGCCGCGGACCCGCGGCTCGGCTCGATGCAGGCGCGGGTCGTCGACGCCGCGACCGGCGAGGTGCTCTTCGACCGCGGCGGCACGACCGCCTCGCGCACCGCCTCCGCCCTCAAGATCCTCACCGCCGCCTCCGCGCTCGCCGTCCTCGGCCCCGACACCCGGTTCGCCACGACCGTCGTCGCGGGCGACGCTCCCGGCAGCGTCGTGCTGGTGGGCGGGGGAGACCTCACGCTGAGCCGGCTGCCGAGCGGTCAGGAGTCGGTCTACGCCGGCGCCGCGCACCTCGACGACCTCGCCGCCCAGGTCGAGAGCGCCTGGGACGCCGATCCGGCGACGGCGGGCACCGCGATCTCGTCCGTCGTGCTCGACGCGTCGCTCTACTCCGGGGACACCTGGCAGCCGAGCTGGAACCGCAAGGAGCAGACCGACGGCTACATGCCCGAGATCACCGCCCTGCAGGTCGACGGCGACCGCGCGGACCCGACCGCCTCCACCTCCCGCCGGGGCGAGGACCCGATCGGCCGGGCGGGCGACGCCTTCGCCGACGAGCTGACCGGCTCGCCGACGGTGAGCACCGGCACCGCCCCGGCGGGCGCGAGGGTGCTCGGCACCGTCGAGTCCGCCCCGGTGAGCACGCTCGTGCAGCAGATGCTGCTCGTCTCGGACAATGCGATCGCCGAGATGCTCGCCCGCCTGGTCGCGATCCGCACCGGCTCGGGCAACACCTTCGGCGCCGAGCAGGCGGGGGTCCTCCAGGGTCTCGCCGGCTACGGAGTGGACACGACCGGGATCGCGATCGTCGACGGCTCTGGCCTGAGCGACGACAACGCGGTGGCCCCCGCGTACTTCACGAGCCTGCTGCGGAAGGTGCAGGCCAGGGAGGGGCAGCTCGCTGTCCTCCTCGACGGGCTCCCCGTCTCGGGGCGCACCGGCTCGCTGTCCTACGCCGACCGCTTCGCCGGCGACAACGCGGTGGCCGACGGCGCGGTCCGCGCCAAGACCGGCTGGATCGACAGCGGCTACACGCTCGCCGGGGTCGTCGACGCCCAGGACGGCACCGCGCTCACCTTCGCCGTCTACGCGCTCGGCGACGTCTCCGACTCGGCGAAGACCGCCATCGACACGCTCGTCACCGGCGTCTACCGCTGCGGCGGCGCGCTCTCCGACTCCTGA